The window CCGTCCGGTTTCTCCTTCGTGGAGTTCAACCGCCTCGTCGAGGTTCGCCAGCGCGGCGTCGCGGGACTCACCTTGCGTCGTGACACCGGTTTCGATGTCCTTTGCGACCCACCAGCCGTCCTCGCGCCACAGACGGATCTCGTCGGTGTGCTCCGTTCCGTCTCTGGTCGAACTGGCCATACTATCGATAGCGCGACCTGCCGAATAAGGGTTTGGCTGGTACTGAACGGTCGTAATGTACGCCCGCAACACTAACGGCCGGCGTCATCCCGAGGCGGCGTGCCGCGTCAGCCGGGAAACCCTCGTGGCGGGCGAGCGGTGGGACGCTACCCCCGGAGCCGTACTCGCCGGCTCCGAAACCGTTCCGCGGTCGCTTGCGCGACGTCTGTCGTGCGCGCCGGGGTTCTCCAGTCGTCATCGCACCCTGGTAGGCTGGCTCGGGTGGGGACAAACGGCGCGCACGAAGCAGTAGGGAGCGTGTGGCTAAGAGGGCTACGCCTTCGCCTCTTCGAGGAGCGCGTACACCTGTTCGCGGGTCTCGCAGACGCCGCAGACGCACTCGGCGCGGCCCGCCTCCACGAGTTCGTCCATCGCGGTGGCGGCGTCCGACTCGGAGATGCGGGCTTCAGCCGCTATCTCGCTGGGGGAGAGGGGGCCGCGGTTCGCGAGCACCACGCGGGCGAGTTTCGCGTGACAGGACAGGCTCGCATCGTCGCTCATACGCCGACGTTGCCGACGCCCGCCAAAAACCCTTGGCAAACCGGCGAACGCGGACGCGACGCCGCGACAGAAACGGATTAGGCGGTCGCAGGTGGAAACCGGAACGTGACCGACCCCACGATAGCGGTGTTGCGCGCGGACATCCACGGCCTGTCGTCGCGCGAGTACGCGGACGCCCTCAAAGAGCGGCTTCCCAACCACGAAATCCGGTACGCGGCGACACCGCAAGCGGAACGCGAGTACGTCGCGGACGCCGAGATAGTGACGGGGACTGGTATCGACACGGATCTCTTGGACGCCGCGGGCGACATCGAGTTGTTCGCGTGCGCGTACGCCGGCTACAACCACCTGCCGATGGACGCCCTGCGCGAGCGCGGCGTCGCGGTGACGAACGGAGCGGGCATCCACGCGCCCGGTATCGCCGAGCAAGTCCTGGGGTACGTGTTGACGTTCGCGCGGAACCTCCAGCAGGGCGTCCGGCAGTCGGAGCGCGGCGAGTGGCGTCACTACAAGGCCCACGGCGAACTCACCGACGCGACCGTCACCATCGTCGGCTTGGGGGCCATCGGAACGGCGGTCGAGCAGCGGCTCCGGGGGTTCGGCGCGCACACCATCGGCGTCCGGTACACGCCCGAGAAGGGCGGGCCGACGGACGAGATCGTGGGGTTCGACCCCGCGGACGTGCACGACGCGTTCGCGCGCAGCGACTACGTCGTGCTCGCGTGCCCGCTCACCGAGACCACGCAGGGCCTCGTGGACGCGGCGGCGTTCGAGACGCTCGCACCCGAGTCGGTGCTCGTGAACGTCGCGCGCGGCGGCGTCGTGGAGACGGACGCGCTCGTCGACGCGCTCCGCCGCGACGCCATCCGGGGGGCGGCGCTCGACGTGACCGACCCCGAACCGCTCCCGCCGAACCACGTGCTGTGGACGCTCGACAACTGTCTCGTCACGCCGCACAACGCCGGGCACACCCCGAAGCACTGGACGCGGCTCGCGGACATCCTCGAAGAGAACGTGAAGCGCCTCGAGGCCGGTGAGGAGCTGGAGAACCGCGTCGATTAGAGCCAGCCGTCGCGCGCGAGGAGTTCGCCGTTCAGGACGCTCGCACCCGCCGCGCCGCGGATGGTGTTGTGGGCGAGCGTGTTGTACTGAACCCCGCTCTCCGTCTGCTGGATGCCGCCCGCCGCCACCGCCATCCCGTCGCCGAGCATGCGGTCGAGGCGGGGCTGCGGGCGATCC is drawn from Salarchaeum sp. JOR-1 and contains these coding sequences:
- a CDS encoding type II toxin-antitoxin system HicB family antitoxin — its product is MASSTRDGTEHTDEIRLWREDGWWVAKDIETGVTTQGESRDAALANLDEAVELHEGETGREPTDEELRELGIDPADNTTGDEEPPDVLD
- a CDS encoding D-2-hydroxyacid dehydrogenase; this encodes MTDPTIAVLRADIHGLSSREYADALKERLPNHEIRYAATPQAEREYVADAEIVTGTGIDTDLLDAAGDIELFACAYAGYNHLPMDALRERGVAVTNGAGIHAPGIAEQVLGYVLTFARNLQQGVRQSERGEWRHYKAHGELTDATVTIVGLGAIGTAVEQRLRGFGAHTIGVRYTPEKGGPTDEIVGFDPADVHDAFARSDYVVLACPLTETTQGLVDAAAFETLAPESVLVNVARGGVVETDALVDALRRDAIRGAALDVTDPEPLPPNHVLWTLDNCLVTPHNAGHTPKHWTRLADILEENVKRLEAGEELENRVD